The Sulfitobacter sp. SK011 genome has a window encoding:
- a CDS encoding ABC transporter transmembrane domain-containing protein, which yields MDKSLFQFIWKYSKRDQLVLLGVTLLTFPLLYVSLELPKRIINDAIGGSGNDVTVLGITLSQIQFLMVLCIGFLLAVLANGLLKMKLNTMKGVLAERLLRRFRFQLLTRLLRFPRPFFRTTSQGELVSMVTSEAEPMGGLMGDMLSQPVFQAGQMMTILVFLFAQSFWFGLASVALIPLQAWIIPKLQRQINQLNKARIQEVRRLAADIGETAVGVSDIRTNGGLRHRMSLFSDRLGSLFGIRLEIYQKKFFMKFLNNFINQLTPFFFYSVGGYLAITGQITVGALVAALAAYKDLSSPWKELLAYYNQTQDMALRWEVVTEKFAPKTLVDDALFEGAPDTFPDLKGDIELDDVTVFDDEGHPVLEDINLVIPQGARVAIKTNSETAALAFADVLTREVIPHRGKVRIAGHELNELHQAVVANSIGYAHSKPQIFQGTLGENLLMPFKSAPAAALETAYAVVRRQEESARSGNSVDPFDVDWVDPKLAGFETSDDIREWWFQLVEAMGIDDFMVRRALRSRLEPDAQPELVDAIVKMRPEIARRLSKAGLDDIVYAFDPEKFNPVSPLASNLLYALPTRFLTQETLSKEAGFVEMLAENGIVDELAQISVGVIEGLTATFGNDGTDHPLFRRLNMDDELYHRLSAITTKRREVGDAGLPPDDFALMLTVPFAFSAEQIGPAFSASFKERVLEIRKHKAQQIVAELDGMFETIDPLKYIPVMSVLGNAIFGRVSSMAGAREKQVEDIAVEVLNENGVRRLAAQSVFDLVTSQGGENLPAVFRERIAFSRAGIKKPDILILGNALASHDENARSQMRDRISDLMPDTTKIFIEREFLNPEAYDLIVEIKDGRIDGGARDEDPGDEDARQDLNRKLRIVAQTELFAGLDQKQQRLLAFSSQWYKTKAGQVIFEAQQDADAAYLCVKGLAGLYWPDAESQNILISEIKPGRLIGDLAVIQNQKRPLNLIAIEDSVFLRIGANELLAVIENDAAVATSLLRSVANHLMGAADNLRATRAFAVERGLDLSELDARQTENS from the coding sequence ATGGATAAGAGCCTTTTTCAGTTCATCTGGAAATATTCAAAGCGCGATCAGCTTGTCTTGCTGGGCGTTACTCTGCTGACGTTCCCCTTGCTTTATGTTTCATTGGAATTGCCCAAGCGGATCATTAATGACGCAATCGGCGGGTCCGGCAACGATGTAACGGTGCTGGGCATTACGCTGAGCCAGATCCAATTCTTGATGGTGCTTTGCATTGGCTTCTTGCTGGCTGTGCTGGCGAACGGGCTTCTTAAAATGAAGCTGAACACCATGAAAGGTGTGCTGGCAGAACGCCTGCTTCGACGGTTTCGATTTCAGCTTCTGACGCGCCTCCTGCGGTTTCCGCGCCCGTTTTTTCGCACAACCAGCCAGGGTGAATTGGTATCGATGGTGACATCCGAAGCAGAGCCCATGGGCGGCCTCATGGGGGATATGCTGTCGCAGCCGGTGTTTCAGGCCGGGCAGATGATGACCATTCTGGTATTCCTGTTTGCACAGAGCTTCTGGTTCGGTTTGGCATCCGTCGCGTTGATCCCCCTGCAAGCCTGGATCATCCCAAAGCTGCAGCGCCAGATCAACCAACTCAACAAGGCCAGGATTCAGGAAGTGCGCAGACTGGCCGCCGACATTGGTGAGACCGCTGTCGGAGTGAGCGATATTCGGACCAACGGCGGACTTCGTCATAGGATGTCATTGTTTTCGGACCGGTTGGGAAGCCTGTTTGGCATTCGGCTGGAGATCTACCAAAAGAAGTTCTTCATGAAGTTCCTGAACAACTTCATCAACCAATTGACCCCGTTCTTTTTCTATTCGGTCGGCGGATATCTTGCGATCACAGGGCAGATTACCGTGGGCGCGCTTGTTGCTGCATTGGCGGCGTACAAGGATTTGTCGTCGCCCTGGAAAGAGCTTCTCGCCTATTACAACCAGACACAGGATATGGCGCTGCGCTGGGAAGTTGTTACTGAAAAATTCGCCCCCAAGACTTTGGTCGATGACGCATTGTTTGAGGGTGCACCCGACACATTCCCCGACCTGAAAGGCGACATAGAATTAGATGATGTGACGGTGTTTGATGATGAGGGGCACCCGGTTTTGGAAGATATCAATCTCGTGATTCCTCAGGGCGCACGCGTTGCCATAAAGACGAATAGTGAAACCGCGGCTTTGGCCTTTGCAGATGTTCTGACGCGAGAGGTTATTCCCCACCGTGGAAAAGTGCGGATCGCCGGGCATGAATTGAATGAACTACATCAGGCTGTGGTCGCCAACAGCATCGGGTACGCCCATTCAAAACCCCAGATATTTCAGGGGACGCTTGGCGAAAACCTGTTGATGCCGTTCAAAAGCGCGCCTGCTGCTGCCCTTGAAACAGCCTATGCCGTGGTGCGCCGCCAAGAAGAATCCGCGCGCTCAGGCAACAGTGTCGATCCGTTCGACGTCGATTGGGTTGATCCCAAACTTGCCGGATTTGAAACGTCCGACGATATCCGCGAATGGTGGTTTCAACTTGTCGAGGCCATGGGCATCGATGATTTTATGGTGCGACGCGCGCTCCGATCCCGTCTTGAACCAGACGCGCAGCCTGAGCTTGTCGATGCAATTGTGAAGATGCGGCCAGAGATTGCCCGCCGCCTCAGCAAGGCCGGGCTCGACGACATAGTGTATGCTTTTGATCCCGAAAAATTCAATCCGGTTTCTCCGCTGGCAAGCAATCTTTTATATGCGTTGCCCACTCGGTTTTTGACGCAGGAAACGCTGTCAAAAGAAGCCGGCTTTGTCGAAATGTTGGCAGAAAACGGGATTGTGGATGAACTTGCGCAGATCTCGGTCGGTGTCATTGAAGGGCTGACAGCGACCTTTGGTAATGACGGCACCGATCATCCGCTGTTTCGGCGTCTCAATATGGACGATGAATTGTATCATCGCCTTAGTGCCATAACGACAAAACGGCGCGAGGTTGGGGATGCAGGTTTGCCGCCTGACGATTTCGCGTTGATGCTGACGGTGCCATTTGCGTTTTCGGCAGAACAGATCGGCCCCGCTTTCAGCGCGTCTTTCAAAGAACGTGTTCTGGAAATCAGAAAGCACAAAGCCCAACAGATCGTGGCGGAACTTGACGGGATGTTTGAAACCATCGACCCGCTGAAATACATCCCGGTGATGTCCGTTCTTGGCAATGCGATCTTTGGTCGAGTCTCAAGCATGGCCGGGGCGCGGGAAAAACAGGTTGAAGACATCGCCGTCGAAGTGCTGAACGAGAATGGGGTCAGGCGACTGGCCGCTCAATCAGTTTTTGACCTCGTGACCTCGCAAGGCGGGGAAAATCTGCCAGCGGTATTTCGTGAGCGGATCGCCTTTAGCCGTGCCGGGATCAAGAAACCGGATATTCTGATCCTGGGGAATGCGCTGGCCAGCCATGATGAAAATGCACGTTCGCAGATGCGTGATCGGATCAGCGATCTGATGCCTGATACGACGAAAATATTCATTGAAAGAGAATTCCTAAATCCCGAAGCTTATGACTTGATCGTAGAGATCAAGGACGGCCGGATCGACGGTGGCGCACGCGACGAAGACCCCGGCGATGAAGATGCGCGGCAAGACCTGAATCGCAAGTTGCGAATTGTGGCTCAGACCGAACTTTTTGCTGGTCTCGACCAAAAACAACAACGATTGCTCGCCTTTAGCAGCCAATGGTACAAGACCAAAGCTGGACAAGTGATCTTTGAGGCTCAGCAAGACGCAGACGCGGCGTATTTGTGCGTAAAGGGTTTGGCAGGGTTGTATTGGCCTGACGCGGAAAGTCAGAACATTCTTATTTCAGAAATCAAACCCGGACGGTTGATCGGTGATCTGGCTGTGATTCAAAATCAAAAACGCCCCCTGAACCTGATAGCTATCGAAGACAGTGTGTTTCTGCGGATCGGTGCCAACGAACTATTGGCTGTCATTGAGAACGACGCCGCAGTAGCGACGAGCCTGCTGCGCTCCGTTGCCAATCACCTGATGGGTGCCGCAGATAACCTGCGCGCAACTCGGGCCTTTGCGGTCGAGCGCGGGTTGGATTTGTCTGAACTGGACGCAAGGCAGACGGAAAACAGTTAA